The Magnolia sinica isolate HGM2019 chromosome 9, MsV1, whole genome shotgun sequence genome contains a region encoding:
- the LOC131255256 gene encoding receptor-like protein 7, whose protein sequence is MDRLLLSLPNKAFPLPIFSIPRFLLLSSLLFSSSFVFSSVSNSEALSTQHQCIEDHFYALLHLKQGFNFSARYSKTGLPSWNPKNRDCCSWEGITCNGATGHVTNLDLSKLRIYGRIDFVSLFRLQSLQKLNLASNEFDPSPIPSGFEQLTSLTHLNLASSNFYGQIPLEISRLTTLVSLDLSYNEYFNGLYIEYLKLENSSIGAFVQNLSSLRELHLSWANISVQGSEWGLALSSGLPLLRKLSLRECGLSGPIHPSLSKLHFLSELDLTGNNLSSMVPNFIGNFSSLTSLRLRSCSLHGEFPESIFRLPNLHTLGVKLEKLVYLDLSFNDFSGPLPSSFGNLSNLVGLHLSSSGFSGPLPFTLANLSNLIYLDLSSNGFSGPIPSSLFSLQSLRGLYLQVNQFSGELGEFQNTSSSVLEIINLYENKLEGPIPRSIFQLTMLTELRLYSNNFSGTIPSLYGNALHNCTDLDFSNNSLSGTIPSSLLSLPSLQMLYLQDNQFSGQLGQFHHPFSSLLMTINLDNNKLNGPIPKSIFELPMLVRLHLSSNNFSGEIPNSLWNGEVPSLICNCTYLQVLDLSHNRFSGSIPPCLGQISDTLIVLNLGGNAFHGPLLQTFKEECTLKTLDLNGNQLEGQVPSSLARCKKLEVLNFGNNQIHDTFPFWIENLSQLHILILGSNKFHGTIGQPQANSTFPLLQIFDLSNNSFTGKLSSNMFRSWKAMMETKSQSQFLSKTFADGYYYQDKVTIASKGLEMELVKILIAFTVVDLSNNQFHGDIPESVGSLKSLVVLNTSYNHFTGRIPASLGNIKALESLDLSHNSMFGEIPWELTKLNFLAVLDLSQNLLTGSIPQGQQFNTFMNKSFLGNSGLCGTPLSKKCEHVEAPASPPLAQLESKYDWRSMWIGFGVGYGVGMGILFWTLALWTNGMKEFTIFIDKVLVLIFPCEAFILMHQY, encoded by the exons ATGGATCGcctcctcctctctcttcctAATAAAGCCTTTCCACTTCCCATCTTCTCTATTCCTAGGTTTCTCTTACTCTCTTCCCtccttttctcttcctcttttgtCTTTTCCAGTGTCAGTAACAGTGAGGCCTTGTCAACACAACACCAATGCATTGAAGATCACTTCTATGCTTTGCTCCACCTGAAACAGGGCTTTAATTTCTCTGCTAGGTACAGCAAGACCGGACTCCCCTCTTGGAATCCTAAAAACAGGGATTGCTGTTCTTGGGAAGGCATCACGTGCAATGGTGCCACTGGTCATGTGACCAATCTCGACCTCAGCAAGCTCCGTATCTACGGTCGGATTGATTTTGTAAGCCTCTTTCGTCTTCAGAGCCTGCAGAAGCTGAACCTCGCTTCCAATGAGTTTGATCCCTCTCCAATCCCATCTGGGTTTGAGCAGCTCACCAgtttgacccatctcaacctcGCTTCTTCAAATTTTTATGGCCAAATCCCGCTGGAAATCTCCCGCTTGACCACTTTGGTGTCCCTCGATCTATCTTAcaatgaatatttcaatggtttgTATATTGAATACCTGAAACTCGAAAACTCAAGCATCGGAGCATTCGTCCAAAATCTGTCCAGTCTGAGAGAACTCCATCTCAGTTGGGCAAACATCTCAGTTCAGGGTAGCGAGTGGGGCTTGGCCTTATCCTCGGGACTCCCTCTTCTCCGCAAGTTGAGCTTGAGAGAATGTGGTCTTTCAGGCCCCATCCATCCTTCCCTTTCCAAACTCCATTTCCTATCTGAACTTGACCTCACCGGAAACAATCTCTCTTCGATGGTACCTAACTTCATAGGGAACTTTTCTTCTTTAACTTCACTGCGCCTCAGAAGTTGTAGTTTGCATGGCGAATTTCCGGAGAGTATTTTCAGGCTGCCAAACCTACACACCCTGGGTGTGAAGCTCGAGAAACTCGTGTATTTGGATCTTTCATTCAATGATTTCAGCGGACCATTGCCATCGTCTTTTGGCAACCTCAGCAACCTCGTTGGTTTGCATCTTTCATCCAGTGGTTTCAGCGGACCATTGCCATTCACTCTTGCCAACCTAAGCAACCTCATTTATTTGGATCTTTCATCCAATGGTTTCAGTGGTCCTATCCCATCATCATTATTTTCACTCCAATCACTAAGAGGGCTTTATCTCCAAGTAAACCAATTTAGTGGTGAGCTTGGGGAGTTCCAAAACACATCCTCTTCAGTACTTGAGATCATCAACTTGTATGAAAACAAGTTGGAGGGGCCCATTCCAAGGTCAATCTTTCAACTCACAATGCTTACAGAGCTCAGACTTTACTCCAATAATTTCAGCGGCACAATCCCTTCTTTGTATGGAAACGCACTTCATAATTGTACAGATCTCGACTTTTCAAACAATTCACTCAGTGGGACCATTCCTTCGTCATTGCTTTCACTCCCATCATTACAAATGCTGTATCTCCAGGATAACCAATTTAGTGGTCAACTTGGCCAATTCCACCACCCATTCTCTTCTCTGCTAATGACAATCAACTTGGATAACAACAAGTTGAATGGGCCTATTCCAAAGTCAATCTTTGAACTCCCCATGCTTGTGAGACTCCATCTTTCGTCAAACAATTTCAGTGGTGAAATACCAAACTCGCTATGGAA tggagaagttcCCTCACTTATTTGCAATTGCACTTACTTACAAGTCCTCGACCTGTCTCACAACCGCTTCAGTGGTTCTATTCCACCATGTTTGGGTCAAATCAGTGATACCCTCATTGTGTTGAATCTTGGAGGAAATGCATTTCATGGCCCGTTGCTTCAAACATTCAAAGAGGAGTGTACTCTAAAGACACTTGATCTCAATGGAAATCAATTGGAAGGACAGGTGCCAAGTTCTTTGGCCAGGTGCAAGAAGCTAGAGGTGTTAAACTTTGGAAACAATCAAATACATGACACCTTCCCTTTCTGGATAGAAAATTTATCCCAGTTGCACATTCTCATCTTGGGATCCAACAAATTTCATGGCACCATTGGGCAACCCCAAGCAAATAGTACATTTCCACTATTACAAATCTTTGATCTCTCTAACAATAGCTTCACAGGTAAGTTGTCATCAAATATGTTTAGGAGTTGGAAAGCAATGATGGAGACCAAATCTCAATCTCAATTTCTTAGCAAAACATTTGCCGATGGATACTATTATCAAGATAAAGTGACTATAGCGAGTAAAGGGCTAGAAATGGAGCTGGTAAAGATCCTTATTGCCTTTACCGTAGTGGATCTCTCAAATAACCAATTTCATGGGGACATTCCAGAATCGGTTGGGAGTTTAAAGTCATTGGTTGTGCTTAATACGTCCTATAACCATTTCACAGGCCGAATTCCAGCATCACTTGGAAACATTAAAGCTCTTGAATCATTGGATTTATCTCATAATAGTATGTTCGGAGAGATTCCTTGGGAGCTGACAAAGCTAAACTTCCTTGCTGTGTTGGACCTTTCGCAAAATCTCCTCACTGGAAGCATACCACAAGGTCAGCAATTCAATACATTCATGAATAAATCTTTTCTTGGGAACTCGGGATTATGTGGCACTCCACTGTCAAAGAAATGTGAACACGTTGAGGCACCTGCATCACCACCATTGGCACAATTGGAAAGCAAATATGACTGGAGATCCATGTGGATTGGCTTTGGAGTTGGATATGGAGTGGGAATGGGAATCCTTTTTTGGACTCTTGCACTTTGGACAAATGGAATGAAAGAATTCACTATATTTATTGATAAAGTGCTGGTGTTGATTTTTCCATGTGAGGCATTCATTCTAATGCATCAATACTGA